One Mesotoga sp. Brook.08.105.5.1 genomic region harbors:
- a CDS encoding TetR/AcrR family transcriptional regulator, with product MRANLSSRERIIKAARKAFAERGHDGVSMSEIAQMASVKKALIYYYFPSKEDLFYEVWQYSINELEDHVFSETRNESIYVSKLKRILRSYIDFITSKNEIKKIMDQERANLSREDNESWKRVRDRYQILKEKLSSAINDAKTAHEISKDVDPDSAADLILNGFSVTEDPNGLESIREIIWRGLVSNSGE from the coding sequence GTGCGAGCGAATTTGTCTTCTAGAGAGAGGATTATAAAAGCCGCCCGGAAGGCCTTTGCGGAAAGAGGTCACGACGGCGTAAGCATGTCTGAGATTGCCCAGATGGCAAGTGTGAAGAAGGCCCTGATCTACTACTACTTTCCCAGTAAAGAGGACCTGTTTTACGAAGTCTGGCAGTACTCGATCAACGAACTTGAAGATCATGTCTTTTCGGAAACAAGAAATGAGAGTATCTACGTTTCGAAGCTGAAGAGAATTCTGAGATCGTATATTGATTTCATCACAAGCAAGAATGAGATCAAGAAGATCATGGATCAGGAGAGGGCAAACCTCAGCCGAGAAGATAATGAATCCTGGAAAAGAGTGAGAGATAGGTACCAGATCTTGAAGGAAAAACTGTCTTCGGCAATAAACGATGCCAAGACCGCACATGAGATTTCCAAAGACGTAGATCCCGATAGCGCAGCAGACCTCATATTGAATGGTTTCAGTGTAACGGAAGACCCTAACGGGCTAGAAAGCATACGAGAGATAATCTGGAGGGGCTTGGTTAGCAACTCCGGTGAATGA
- a CDS encoding MurR/RpiR family transcriptional regulator, whose product MSSLLQSYNEALHHLTETEERIASFVISHPEEALDLPVQDLARRLEVAPSMIIKAAKKLGFSGYTQLRLAIASELNLLVQREKSSVMIEDLEAYDQLVSSTIREAYSRLNEDDVEAAARLLAEAQIVDIYAFGFDALAGHDLYLKMLQSGKRVKLIENGYEQMISAYTLESDSVIVAISSAGTSADLIDALRFSQKSGVSVITITPARSMLSGYSKVNLESYYSKLVFPEGGLVTRIVQLMIVDMLYLQFLKISGKKFEERYSKFREVLDFKKRGMKK is encoded by the coding sequence ATGAGTAGCCTTCTTCAATCATACAATGAAGCGCTTCATCATCTCACAGAAACCGAAGAGAGGATTGCCTCTTTCGTAATAAGTCATCCGGAGGAGGCTCTTGACCTTCCCGTTCAAGATCTGGCGAGAAGACTGGAGGTAGCTCCCTCAATGATAATCAAGGCGGCGAAGAAGCTCGGATTCTCCGGTTATACGCAACTGAGACTGGCGATCGCAAGCGAGCTCAACTTACTTGTTCAAAGAGAGAAATCCTCCGTAATGATCGAGGATCTTGAGGCATATGATCAACTCGTGTCATCGACGATTCGCGAAGCATATTCGCGCCTGAACGAGGACGATGTTGAAGCTGCGGCGCGACTATTAGCGGAAGCGCAGATAGTTGATATTTACGCCTTTGGTTTCGATGCGCTTGCCGGTCATGATCTCTATCTCAAGATGCTTCAGAGCGGGAAGAGAGTTAAGTTGATTGAGAATGGCTACGAGCAGATGATTTCTGCGTACACGCTGGAAAGTGACTCGGTAATAGTTGCCATTTCGAGTGCAGGGACTTCCGCAGATCTTATTGATGCGCTGAGATTTTCGCAGAAGTCCGGTGTATCAGTGATCACTATAACGCCTGCTAGATCCATGCTCAGTGGTTACTCCAAAGTGAACCTGGAAAGCTACTATTCCAAACTGGTATTTCCAGAAGGCGGATTGGTCACTCGGATCGTTCAGCTGATGATTGTAGACATGCTTTATCTTCAGTTTCTTAAGATCTCTGGAAAAAAGTTTGAGGAGAGATATTCAAAGTTTAGAGAGGTTCTTGACTTCAAAAAAAGGGGGATGAAAAAATGA
- a CDS encoding BMP family ABC transporter substrate-binding protein, whose amino-acid sequence MRRIFLLLLLLISAALAASKFSVGILITGEIGGNAIYELVQKGALGMASDEIEIKIVEGGYNQSKWESMLVSLAALGKYDLLMTFTEGMPASVMRVAQMFPNQKFALLDGIIEEPLPNTYSAAFRDSEMTFLAGIFAGLVTSSDLPGANEENVVGLIAGDTYPAMTNIMRPYFELGVATVNPSAKVLFGVVGSWSDPSRGRELAAKQFDAGADIILSIAGGSGVGVIEEASVRGRYVITVDSNLIPLNPKVILASFLKHIDRLVSKTIAKAKAGELLFGSSERVGIAEGMIDYTHDDPYFLSNVPAEIRAELAKWFEVLKDSEAPSPKNE is encoded by the coding sequence ATGAGAAGAATATTCTTGTTGTTGCTTCTTCTGATTAGCGCGGCACTAGCCGCATCGAAATTCAGTGTTGGGATCTTGATCACGGGCGAGATTGGCGGGAACGCCATATATGAGCTCGTTCAGAAAGGCGCCCTCGGAATGGCTTCCGACGAGATCGAGATCAAGATTGTCGAAGGCGGTTACAATCAATCAAAATGGGAATCGATGTTGGTCAGCCTCGCAGCTCTCGGCAAGTACGATCTTCTTATGACTTTTACCGAAGGAATGCCGGCAAGTGTTATGCGAGTAGCCCAGATGTTTCCGAATCAGAAATTTGCGTTACTGGACGGAATCATTGAGGAGCCACTACCAAACACTTACTCTGCAGCCTTCAGAGATAGCGAGATGACCTTTCTTGCCGGTATCTTCGCTGGACTTGTTACATCAAGCGATTTGCCGGGTGCGAACGAAGAGAACGTTGTGGGATTGATAGCAGGAGACACCTATCCTGCCATGACGAACATAATGAGACCCTATTTTGAACTTGGTGTCGCAACGGTGAATCCCTCGGCTAAGGTTCTTTTTGGTGTTGTAGGCAGCTGGTCCGACCCATCAAGAGGAAGAGAACTTGCAGCTAAGCAGTTTGATGCAGGAGCAGACATAATTCTTTCAATAGCGGGCGGCAGTGGTGTTGGAGTCATTGAAGAGGCGTCGGTTAGGGGTAGATACGTGATCACCGTTGACTCCAACCTTATACCATTGAACCCGAAGGTAATACTTGCAAGCTTTCTGAAGCATATCGACCGCCTTGTTAGCAAGACTATTGCGAAGGCCAAGGCGGGGGAGCTGCTATTCGGGAGTTCCGAGAGGGTCGGCATTGCAGAAGGAATGATTGATTATACACACGACGATCCTTATTTTCTATCCAATGTTCCTGCTGAGATTCGCGCGGAGCTTGCGAAATGGTTTGAAGTACTCAAAGACAGCGAGGCTCCTTCACCGAAGAATGAGTAG
- the rsgA gene encoding ribosome small subunit-dependent GTPase A: MIERYITAARGPDLDVMIVFNKADLGIEKEAADDIQNYRELGYQVFLTSTLTGQGLEEVKESLKYKSSVLAGSSGVGKSSLVNAICRSNVKTAEVSDSTHKGKHTTTSYQVNLLQDGGKLIDVPEMREFAISGTEGLDEVFEDIAELFAKCRFRDCIHTVEPGCAVREAVTNGILDEKRLRNYSKMKKESCGS, from the coding sequence TTGATCGAAAGATACATCACTGCGGCGAGAGGACCCGATCTAGATGTCATGATCGTCTTCAACAAAGCCGACCTTGGTATTGAAAAAGAGGCAGCCGATGATATTCAGAACTATCGCGAATTGGGTTATCAGGTCTTTCTCACGAGCACTTTGACCGGGCAAGGCCTGGAAGAAGTGAAGGAGAGCCTCAAATACAAATCCTCCGTACTCGCTGGCAGTTCCGGTGTCGGAAAGTCTTCCCTAGTAAACGCGATTTGCAGGAGCAATGTGAAGACCGCTGAGGTAAGTGATTCTACCCATAAGGGAAAACACACGACAACCTCATATCAAGTAAACCTTCTTCAAGATGGCGGAAAATTGATCGATGTTCCCGAAATGAGAGAGTTTGCAATCAGTGGAACGGAAGGGCTTGACGAAGTCTTTGAGGATATCGCCGAACTCTTTGCCAAGTGCAGGTTCAGAGACTGCATTCACACTGTCGAGCCAGGATGTGCCGTTCGGGAGGCTGTGACAAACGGAATTCTTGATGAGAAAAGACTGCGAAACTACTCGAAGATGAAGAAGGAATCGTGTGGCTCTTGA
- a CDS encoding IS1634 family transposase produces the protein MNSKPKGLYLAKIASKYKDREYFTYLLRRSYREDGKVKQQTIANLTELPEVTRELVKESLQGRVFLPSEEAIEITRSRAHGNVAVIRKVMEDLGISELLSSRRSRESDLVEAMIAARIINPQTKLSTIRWWDNTTIPEEFSVEDADEDELYVALDWLLQRQETIERKLAQRHLSEGGLVLYDVSSSYYEGSHCELASYGYNRDRKKGKKQIVYGLMTDSKGVPISIQVYPGCTSDTKTIGEQVDKIKEEFKVGRFVVVGDRGMLTQGQIEGLKALGGVDWISAFRGPTIKSLFENGKLQLSLFDERDLLEIDSPDYPGERLIVCRNPFLAEERRRTREDLLRATEEKLNKLLRRVASGRLREEGKIGQALGRIENRYKMAKHFIFTIEDGKFDYRRNDESITLEASLDGFYIIRTSVEKEKLTAEEVVHSYKSLSRVERAFRTLKGVDLKIRPIHHWLEKRVRAHIFLCMLAYYVEWHLRESWKSMIFTDEYADREHVLQATRSESALEKKRKKKLSDGTPVHSFQTLLSEMSTIVCNDAIVPAVPQMPSFTIITTPNEVQRKALELVGLKQLRKRRQK, from the coding sequence ATGAATAGCAAACCTAAAGGCCTTTATTTAGCTAAGATTGCGAGTAAGTACAAGGACAGAGAATACTTCACTTATCTTCTGAGAAGAAGTTATCGCGAAGACGGTAAAGTGAAACAGCAAACCATTGCCAATCTCACTGAATTGCCGGAAGTTACTAGAGAATTAGTCAAAGAGAGTCTCCAGGGAAGAGTCTTTCTTCCTTCCGAAGAGGCTATAGAGATTACTCGTTCGAGGGCACATGGTAATGTTGCGGTGATAAGGAAGGTAATGGAGGATCTAGGTATTTCCGAATTGCTTTCTTCTCGAAGGAGTAGAGAAAGCGATCTAGTAGAGGCTATGATAGCTGCAAGGATAATAAACCCTCAGACGAAGCTTTCCACAATACGCTGGTGGGATAATACCACTATTCCCGAAGAGTTCTCTGTGGAAGATGCAGATGAAGATGAGTTATATGTTGCCCTGGACTGGTTGCTACAAAGGCAAGAGACGATAGAAAGGAAACTTGCGCAGAGACATTTAAGTGAAGGCGGTCTTGTTCTTTACGATGTCTCTTCGAGTTACTATGAAGGGAGTCATTGTGAGCTTGCGAGTTATGGTTATAACAGAGACAGGAAGAAGGGGAAGAAACAGATAGTCTATGGACTCATGACAGACTCGAAGGGTGTACCTATTTCCATACAGGTATATCCGGGATGTACAAGTGACACCAAGACGATAGGGGAACAGGTAGACAAGATAAAGGAAGAGTTCAAAGTAGGAAGGTTCGTCGTGGTTGGAGACAGAGGTATGTTAACGCAAGGACAGATAGAAGGATTGAAGGCTCTAGGTGGGGTTGACTGGATCAGTGCCTTCAGAGGGCCTACAATAAAGAGTCTATTCGAGAATGGGAAGTTACAGCTGAGCTTATTTGACGAGAGAGACCTTCTTGAGATAGACTCCCCCGATTATCCTGGAGAGAGGTTAATAGTCTGCAGGAATCCCTTTCTTGCAGAAGAGAGAAGGAGAACGAGAGAAGACTTACTCAGGGCTACTGAAGAGAAGTTGAACAAACTCTTGAGGAGAGTCGCTTCGGGAAGGTTGAGAGAAGAGGGGAAGATAGGGCAGGCCCTGGGAAGGATAGAGAACAGGTACAAGATGGCGAAACACTTCATCTTCACGATAGAGGATGGAAAGTTCGATTACAGGAGAAATGACGAGAGTATAACCCTCGAAGCTTCCCTTGACGGGTTCTATATAATCCGTACCAGTGTAGAGAAAGAGAAGTTGACTGCAGAAGAAGTGGTGCACAGTTACAAGAGTCTATCCAGAGTTGAGAGGGCATTCAGGACGCTAAAGGGAGTGGATCTGAAGATAAGGCCTATACACCACTGGCTTGAGAAAAGAGTAAGGGCTCACATATTTCTCTGCATGCTCGCATATTATGTTGAATGGCATTTGAGAGAGTCATGGAAGAGCATGATCTTCACTGACGAATATGCCGATAGAGAACATGTACTACAAGCTACAAGATCCGAGAGTGCTCTTGAGAAGAAGAGGAAGAAGAAGCTGAGTGACGGGACACCGGTACACAGCTTTCAGACTCTTCTATCTGAAATGAGTACGATTGTCTGTAACGATGCTATCGTACCTGCGGTACCGCAGATGCCTTCATTCACGATAATAACAACTCCTAACGAGGTACAGAGGAAAGCGCTTGAACTCGTCGGACTGAAACAACTCAGAAAACGTAGACAGAAATAA
- a CDS encoding sigma-54-dependent Fis family transcriptional regulator, with protein sequence MERELFEKILNSLIEGIIVVDSDETIAFINDEAVDILGVDGEEAVGAPVRETIPNTRLHIVLKTGKTELNRIQYLEEKTIVTSRFPIVNAKGEVHAAMAVFRDITNVERMAEEVINHKEMEVLLTSIIDAIYDAISVADEKGKIVLVNKAYTRITGMSPDYVVGKMATVDIAEGSSLHLEVARTRKPIYNARLKVGPNRKEVVVNVTPLFVKGQFQGSVGVIHDISEIERLARELEDTRRLLRYVKAKYTFDDIAGSSKLMQVAIDQARKVSTTRATVLLNGQSGTGKELFAHAIHNSSERKDASFISVNCAALPESLLESELFGYVEGAFTGARRGGKKGLLQEADKGTVFLDEVAKMSLSVQSKFLKFLQDKEIKPVGGNETVKLDVRVIAATNVSLEKLVAEGNFLPDLYYRLNVVPIVIPALKEHPEDIPEVARLIVMRLNQEYGRVVTAIDPAVISIFKKHDWPGNVRELENVIGRAMISMELDEKVIKVTHIKGVFENHEKRSQLPEGKLSVLMDGYEREVIKAVLDKCSWNKTKASNELGISIRSLYYKLEKHGLADNQTDR encoded by the coding sequence ATGGAAAGAGAGCTTTTCGAGAAGATACTGAATTCACTTATCGAGGGGATTATTGTCGTCGATTCAGACGAGACAATTGCTTTCATAAACGATGAGGCGGTCGATATTCTGGGTGTAGACGGCGAAGAAGCAGTCGGAGCTCCTGTACGGGAGACTATTCCGAACACCAGGCTTCACATAGTGCTGAAGACCGGAAAAACAGAACTGAACAGAATTCAGTATCTTGAAGAGAAGACCATAGTAACATCGAGATTCCCAATCGTTAATGCGAAGGGAGAAGTACACGCTGCTATGGCCGTCTTTCGCGACATAACGAATGTAGAGAGAATGGCCGAAGAGGTAATTAACCACAAAGAAATGGAAGTGCTTCTTACCTCGATCATAGATGCAATATATGACGCGATTTCCGTTGCGGATGAAAAGGGAAAGATTGTTCTTGTCAACAAAGCTTACACCAGGATAACCGGGATGAGCCCGGACTATGTAGTTGGAAAGATGGCCACCGTGGACATAGCAGAGGGTTCATCTCTCCATCTTGAAGTAGCCAGGACGAGAAAACCAATATACAATGCAAGACTCAAGGTAGGGCCAAACAGGAAAGAAGTGGTAGTAAACGTGACGCCGCTCTTTGTTAAGGGACAATTTCAGGGTAGCGTTGGCGTGATTCACGACATATCTGAAATCGAAAGGCTCGCCAGGGAACTGGAGGACACTCGAAGGCTTCTTCGTTACGTGAAGGCCAAGTACACCTTCGACGACATAGCGGGGTCCTCGAAACTAATGCAGGTAGCAATAGACCAGGCGCGAAAAGTATCGACAACAAGGGCGACGGTCTTGCTTAACGGCCAGAGCGGAACGGGAAAGGAGCTCTTTGCTCACGCCATTCATAATTCTAGTGAAAGGAAGGACGCAAGCTTCATAAGTGTCAACTGTGCCGCATTACCTGAAAGCCTTCTTGAATCCGAGCTGTTTGGCTATGTTGAAGGAGCTTTCACAGGTGCCCGCCGTGGTGGTAAGAAAGGTCTGCTTCAAGAGGCAGACAAAGGAACCGTCTTTCTAGATGAAGTCGCGAAAATGAGTCTTTCGGTTCAGTCCAAATTCCTGAAGTTTCTTCAGGACAAAGAGATAAAGCCTGTTGGTGGAAACGAAACGGTCAAGCTGGATGTGAGGGTCATTGCGGCGACAAATGTCAGCCTTGAGAAACTCGTTGCGGAAGGCAACTTTCTCCCCGATCTCTATTATCGCCTGAATGTCGTCCCTATTGTAATCCCCGCCTTGAAGGAACACCCCGAAGACATTCCCGAAGTAGCCAGGCTGATTGTAATGAGGTTAAATCAGGAGTATGGAAGAGTGGTAACAGCCATCGATCCGGCCGTTATCTCTATCTTTAAAAAGCACGATTGGCCGGGAAATGTTAGAGAGTTGGAGAATGTCATCGGCAGAGCCATGATAAGTATGGAGCTGGATGAGAAGGTAATAAAGGTTACTCACATAAAGGGAGTCTTTGAAAATCACGAAAAGCGTAGTCAACTCCCGGAGGGAAAACTCTCCGTGCTAATGGATGGCTATGAAAGAGAGGTCATAAAGGCTGTGCTTGACAAATGCAGCTGGAATAAAACAAAGGCCTCAAACGAACTCGGGATAAGCATAAGGAGTCTATACTATAAGCTTGAAAAACACGGTCTCGCTGACAACCAAACGGACCGATGA
- the rsmA gene encoding 16S rRNA (adenine(1518)-N(6)/adenine(1519)-N(6))-dimethyltransferase RsmA, protein MGERSINIRLNRALGQNFLKSAKISRRIVESASLDPSLTIVEIGVGSGSLTSILLELGYTVIGFEIDTRFVEGNKRLEGEKCTLRYEDFLKADLSSLPEPAAYVANIPYYITSPIIERIMFEGPDFVKAVLMVQKEYADRLIATPRTKEYGILTVNVNTFASVSELFQVSRKEFIPQPEVDSMVIELSLLDEPPIERERRDAYRGFVRQCFSQRRKKLKNNLKGLVDSPESLLNASKIGLDVRAEELDVEDFVRLFRNIYPEGGVNPKVGE, encoded by the coding sequence ATGGGAGAACGATCGATAAACATAAGACTGAACAGGGCGCTTGGACAGAACTTTCTCAAATCTGCAAAGATATCCAGGAGAATCGTTGAGTCGGCCTCACTGGATCCTTCTTTGACCATAGTTGAGATTGGTGTTGGATCAGGCTCGCTCACTTCAATCTTACTGGAATTGGGGTATACCGTGATCGGTTTTGAGATCGACACGAGGTTTGTCGAGGGAAACAAAAGACTTGAAGGAGAAAAGTGCACTTTGCGATACGAGGATTTCCTCAAGGCAGATCTATCGTCGCTGCCGGAACCGGCCGCTTATGTCGCCAATATCCCGTACTACATAACCTCTCCGATTATAGAAAGAATCATGTTTGAAGGGCCGGATTTCGTCAAAGCCGTGCTAATGGTCCAGAAAGAATATGCAGACAGACTGATCGCAACACCGCGAACGAAGGAATACGGTATACTGACGGTGAACGTCAATACATTTGCAAGTGTGAGCGAGCTTTTCCAGGTTTCGCGAAAGGAGTTTATCCCTCAGCCGGAAGTCGATTCCATGGTCATTGAGCTTTCGCTCTTGGATGAACCGCCGATTGAAAGAGAAAGAAGAGATGCCTACAGAGGCTTCGTCAGGCAGTGTTTTTCTCAAAGGCGCAAGAAGCTCAAGAACAACCTGAAGGGCCTCGTAGATTCTCCCGAGAGCCTTCTAAATGCTTCCAAAATCGGGCTTGACGTTAGGGCTGAAGAACTGGATGTTGAGGACTTCGTAAGGCTCTTCAGGAACATATATCCCGAAGGTGGCGTGAACCCGAAAGTGGGCGAGTGA
- a CDS encoding phosphoglucosamine mutase, producing the protein MKKLFGTDGIRGVINEELTPELAMKLGNAIGRYYLGKYNRFIIAKDTRNSGDLLESAMAAGAASAGMNVEFAGVIPTPALAYITKKEQTLGAVISASHNPAVYNGIKVLAKGMKISDEDEVEIENLIIDTPYHYTVYSGVGKTRQVDHYKDEYVDYVVSLYKNQRLPKDGIVVDGANGSISTVISMVYESLGIVAELRGIDPNGLNINDQCGSLFPEFLGKSLSLGQVGVLFDGDADRCLFVLPGSKLIDGDMLMALNSRKMVEQGRLKGNRVVATVMSNLGFEKYLTSRDILLDRTRVGDKYVLERMLKTGVILGGEQSGHIIFLDRSTTGDGLITSLETLNSLEELGETLDEFVQSFPVYPQLLRNVPVTDKKAIMENARLKDRLEELKTRNDLRIVLRPSGTESYVRVMVEGIEQLEVEQICHELEELVQECNDG; encoded by the coding sequence ATGAAGAAGCTATTCGGAACCGATGGGATAAGGGGTGTTATTAACGAAGAGCTTACGCCCGAACTTGCCATGAAGCTTGGCAACGCAATTGGAAGATACTACCTTGGAAAGTACAACAGGTTTATCATAGCTAAAGATACGAGAAACTCCGGTGACCTTCTAGAAAGCGCAATGGCTGCCGGCGCGGCCTCAGCGGGTATGAACGTTGAATTTGCAGGGGTTATCCCTACTCCCGCGCTAGCATATATCACCAAGAAGGAACAGACGCTAGGCGCAGTTATTTCCGCTTCTCACAACCCCGCTGTATATAATGGAATAAAGGTACTGGCCAAAGGAATGAAGATTTCGGACGAGGACGAGGTTGAGATAGAGAACCTGATTATCGATACCCCGTATCATTACACGGTCTACTCCGGAGTGGGCAAGACGAGGCAAGTAGATCATTACAAAGATGAGTACGTCGATTATGTGGTTAGTCTTTACAAGAATCAAAGACTTCCCAAGGACGGGATAGTTGTTGACGGCGCAAATGGCTCGATTTCTACAGTAATATCTATGGTATACGAAAGCCTAGGTATAGTTGCGGAGTTACGAGGGATCGATCCAAACGGATTGAACATAAACGACCAGTGTGGTTCGCTATTTCCTGAGTTCCTAGGAAAATCGCTCAGTCTGGGGCAGGTAGGTGTTCTATTCGACGGCGATGCCGACAGATGTCTCTTCGTTCTTCCTGGCTCGAAGTTGATTGACGGCGATATGTTGATGGCTCTGAATTCGAGAAAGATGGTCGAACAGGGAAGGCTGAAAGGAAATAGAGTCGTTGCGACGGTCATGTCTAATCTGGGCTTTGAGAAGTATCTCACTTCCAGAGACATCTTGCTGGATAGAACCAGAGTAGGCGACAAGTACGTTCTGGAAAGAATGCTGAAAACCGGAGTCATCCTTGGCGGAGAGCAATCCGGACATATCATCTTCCTAGATAGAAGCACGACGGGGGACGGGCTTATAACTTCTCTCGAAACACTGAATTCTCTTGAAGAACTTGGCGAAACACTTGATGAGTTCGTTCAGTCTTTTCCTGTTTATCCTCAGCTGCTTCGGAACGTCCCTGTTACCGACAAAAAGGCAATCATGGAAAACGCAAGGCTGAAGGACAGGCTTGAAGAACTCAAGACCAGAAACGATTTGCGGATAGTTCTAAGACCTTCGGGAACCGAATCGTACGTAAGAGTAATGGTGGAGGGTATTGAGCAGTTGGAAGTAGAACAAATCTGCCATGAGTTAGAAGAGCTTGTACAGGAGTGTAATGATGGATAG